The genomic region TACAGAAACAGTATAGCTTAATAGACAGAGTTCTATTACGACCGACACAAGGGTAgttagaaaattaaacaaacgaaaaacacaaagttggcggtatatatatacgttaatGTATTACGAACTGTAAGTTAAGTGTGGTGGCAAAAGCATTCGGAATAGCCGTTACTTATTAACTAAACTTATTGTAGGTGCATTTAACACATGACGGAACAAGCAAGCTAAAATCTTGCAATAACAACGCAGTCGAAAGTATAATTGAATTACGATAAAATGAAAGTAATATATGCTGGTTACGCCAAAACTGGGACCAAAACCATGGCAGCTGTGTTCAATGAATTTGGTTATAAAACGTATGATTGGCTTGAAAACTCGTGGTATCTTGGAAAAGATTGgagaaaaatattgaaagaaGGTGGAACTGTGGCCGATTTCAGAAGAATGTACGAAGGTATGGACGCAGTGGTTGATGCTCCTTGTTATACCTTTTGGGAAGAAATATTAGAAGCTTACCCGGAATCAAAggtctttatttttatattttgttaaccTTTTTAACAGGGGTGCCGTTGTTATTAAACTCACATGTTAATCGAGCGACTTCACGTCGCTAAGTTTAATCAGTACCTATTGTAACTCGAATTAATTCTTGATCGAATACCCAAGTCTTATATAGCTTCTTCTAAATACATTGtgtgtttaattgtttgattTGAAAAGATTTGGAATATTCTATGTGTTTGTATATCGAGCgttaaaagaaagaaaagtgCGTTGTTACCAAGGTACCATTTTAAGGTTTGGTCAAGTTGAATTTGGTCATGAGATTACCATTTTGATCTTTCGTATATCTGCAGATAATATTTTCCATTCGAGATGAAGACGATTGGGTGCGAAGTTTAAAGCAAACATTGGATTCCTTGCTAGACCAAACTATGTACGTTTTATTGCAAGTGCTCTCCTATTCTGCATGGCAGCATTTTCAGTTTACTTCAGCTTGTTGTAAGTTAACAGACTTGGTTATTTTCaggtaaatgtttattttgacaaCCTCGAACCAAAAGGTTACGAGACATGGGCTTGTGTCGTTGCTACCAATGTGGTggtttgtgttaaatataacttgattTATTCTCGGGTGgacgaaaaaacaacagtagttataacatggttatTCTCTTTCATACACACCATGTCAGCGAGTTACTACGAACGTAACTTTGCGGGTGGTTTTTTATCTTTGTCTGACAATTTCGACAACCGATTAGTTACCACTGAATTGAAGCAGTtatgccgttaagtgttttggcCAATACGACCAGTATgctagcagcgacgagccttaagCCTATATTCCGTTTGGGTACACGTTATAACAAACCGTGCCACTGCGCCAATGTTcctgggcaaaacacttataacggcagttgctcgaacccagtggtcactaatgg from Ciona intestinalis unplaced genomic scaffold, KH HT000116.2, whole genome shotgun sequence harbors:
- the LOC101242321 gene encoding uncharacterized protein LOC101242321 isoform X2, translating into MKVIYAGYAKTGTKTMAAVFNEFGYKTYDWLENSWYLGKDWRKILKEGGTVADFRRMYEGMDAVVDAPCYTFWEEILEAYPESKIIFSIRDEDDWVRSLKQTLDSLLDQTMYVLLQVLSYSAWQHFQFTSACLQVEVGSTQKWPWSKCQHNETVWRRMYRNHNAYVLQSRKISCCYTISKTVGNQFVNFLERKSRKKPFHMQMLGLLFLKNTWKVILL